From Parasphaerochaeta coccoides DSM 17374, a single genomic window includes:
- a CDS encoding ribokinase codes for MKVLNFGSLNIDKVYAVPHIVVPGETISSTGYSQGAGGKGANQSTAMAKAGLNVFHAGKIGSDGLWLIDTLSSYGVDTSLIMRDGSVTGQAIIQVAADGQNSIVLFPGANHEITTNEIDDVLSHFGSGDLLVLQNEILNLGYVIEEAKKREMMVCFNAAPYGDNVHALPLCKLDFLVVNEIEGAGIAGLMPGGEFPVLARHLARLYPQTEIVLTVGAAGAYYAFRDELFHAPIIDAPVVDTTGAGDTFLGYFLASRLKGMDMSQSLHMASVASALSVSRAGAGVSIPYAWEVFG; via the coding sequence ATGAAAGTCTTGAATTTCGGCTCATTGAACATAGACAAGGTCTATGCCGTTCCCCATATCGTAGTTCCCGGTGAAACTATTTCTTCTACCGGATATTCCCAAGGTGCCGGAGGAAAGGGGGCCAATCAAAGTACCGCCATGGCCAAGGCTGGCTTGAATGTGTTCCATGCCGGAAAGATTGGCTCTGACGGACTGTGGCTCATCGATACGCTGTCTTCTTATGGCGTGGATACCTCCCTGATCATGCGGGACGGCAGTGTCACTGGCCAGGCAATCATCCAGGTCGCGGCTGACGGACAGAACTCAATTGTGCTTTTCCCTGGAGCGAACCATGAGATTACCACGAATGAAATTGATGACGTCCTCAGCCATTTTGGTTCGGGCGACCTGCTGGTTCTACAGAATGAGATACTCAATCTCGGATATGTGATAGAGGAAGCCAAGAAACGTGAAATGATGGTTTGCTTCAATGCCGCTCCCTATGGTGACAATGTACACGCATTGCCTCTGTGTAAACTTGACTTCCTTGTCGTCAATGAGATTGAAGGAGCGGGGATAGCCGGACTGATGCCCGGCGGTGAATTTCCGGTGCTTGCGCGTCATCTTGCCCGTCTGTATCCACAGACGGAGATAGTACTCACCGTTGGAGCCGCCGGAGCCTATTACGCTTTCCGGGACGAGCTGTTCCACGCTCCCATCATTGACGCGCCCGTGGTCGATACCACAGGAGCGGGGGATACTTTCCTTGGCTATTTCCTGGCTTCACGTCTCAAGGGTATGGACATGTCCCAGTCACTCCACATGGCTTCCGTAGCCTCTGCCTTGTCAGTATCCCGTGCAGGCGCGGGAGTCTCCATCCCCTATGCATGGGAAGTGTTCGGATAG
- a CDS encoding sugar ABC transporter ATP-binding protein, which yields MENSLLKTVGIYKSFVGVHALKNVSFDIKPGEIHCLAGENGSGKSTLIKVISGVYGPDGGHMEIGGRTYERLTPIEAIKNGIQVIYQDFSIFPNLTVMENLAFNTQVAEQKRLVNWKWMRQIARESIDRINFDIDLDAIVGSLSVAQKQMIAISRALMFNTKLIIMDEPTTALTRKEVQKLFSLILRLQEQGIAILFVSHKLNEVFEISENFSILRNGEMVAQGSTNDLDAAKFSYYMTGREFEAERFHPGTLSPFPVFEVRNVSSGGFFHDVSLELRKGEILGITGLLDSGRSELALSMFGLLPIDSGEFLMHGEPVALKNPRDAITRKIGYVPEDRLSEGLFLPRSIGDNIVIAEIDRLISTVGGTLDAEKRQDEVTRWVKELSIATPNPDNACQTLSGGNQQKVVLAKWLACNLDVLILNGPTVGVDIGSKHDIHAILQKLARQGLALIIISDDLPEVLENCSRVVIMKSGKVVADIDAADADEQKILSYMM from the coding sequence ATGGAAAACAGTTTGCTGAAAACCGTGGGCATCTACAAGTCCTTTGTCGGCGTCCATGCTTTGAAAAATGTGTCCTTTGACATAAAGCCGGGGGAAATACATTGTCTGGCGGGAGAGAACGGAAGCGGTAAATCCACGCTGATCAAGGTCATTTCCGGTGTCTATGGACCGGATGGCGGACACATGGAGATTGGGGGACGGACATATGAGAGGCTGACGCCCATCGAGGCCATCAAGAATGGGATTCAAGTGATTTACCAGGATTTTTCCATCTTCCCCAATCTCACAGTCATGGAAAATCTGGCTTTCAACACACAGGTGGCGGAACAGAAGCGTTTGGTCAACTGGAAATGGATGCGGCAGATTGCGCGGGAATCAATCGACCGGATCAATTTCGACATTGACTTGGATGCCATTGTCGGTAGTCTTTCGGTAGCTCAGAAGCAGATGATTGCCATTAGCAGGGCATTGATGTTCAATACGAAGCTCATCATCATGGACGAGCCTACGACTGCCTTGACAAGGAAAGAGGTGCAGAAACTGTTCAGCCTCATATTGAGGCTTCAGGAGCAGGGAATAGCCATTCTTTTTGTCAGCCACAAACTGAATGAAGTGTTCGAAATTTCGGAAAACTTTTCCATCCTGCGCAATGGGGAGATGGTCGCCCAGGGCAGTACGAATGACCTGGACGCGGCAAAGTTCTCTTATTACATGACGGGTCGGGAATTTGAGGCCGAAAGGTTCCATCCTGGCACGCTTTCTCCATTCCCGGTTTTTGAGGTACGCAATGTCTCATCAGGCGGTTTCTTCCATGATGTATCGCTGGAATTACGGAAAGGGGAGATACTTGGGATAACCGGATTGCTTGACTCAGGACGCTCCGAGCTTGCGCTGTCCATGTTCGGCTTGCTTCCCATTGACAGCGGGGAGTTCCTGATGCATGGCGAACCAGTTGCGTTGAAGAATCCCCGTGATGCCATAACCCGGAAGATTGGCTATGTGCCGGAAGATAGGCTGAGTGAAGGACTTTTCCTGCCGAGAAGCATAGGTGACAACATAGTCATAGCGGAAATTGACCGGCTGATTTCCACGGTTGGCGGAACCCTTGATGCTGAAAAGCGTCAGGATGAAGTCACGCGTTGGGTCAAGGAGCTGAGCATTGCCACTCCGAACCCGGACAATGCTTGCCAGACTTTATCAGGAGGAAACCAGCAGAAGGTTGTTCTGGCGAAATGGCTGGCATGTAACTTGGATGTCCTTATACTCAACGGGCCGACCGTGGGTGTAGATATTGGCTCGAAACATGACATCCATGCGATATTGCAGAAACTTGCCCGACAGGGATTGGCTTTGATTATCATTTCTGATGATTTGCCGGAAGTCCTTGAGAACTGTTCCCGTGTTGTCATCATGAAGTCGGGAAAGGTCGTCGCTGATATTGACGCAGCCGATGCTGATGAACAGAAAATTCTTTCCTACATGATGTAG
- a CDS encoding ABC transporter permease, with protein MNKTIQTTLKRMSGRNEPYIFLILILLSILIQVRSGQFFSSNNLVDIASALIVPGLFAVATFMVIVSGGIDVSFPALASLSVYAITKMFLDIGYQGNVLLPLACAVFLGALLGAFNGLFVGYFGLPAMIVTLGSSSVFRGIMQGALNSRQLTMIPEPMRIFGTTPLFIARNPVSGLTSRLPLPFMILVVVAVLVFLMMRFTMFGRGIYAIGGSEVSAHRAGFHVKRTKFLLYVFAGIIASLAGFARVTMMQQAHPTNMLGMEMNIIAGVVLGGTAITGGRGTLLGCFLGTLLIVIVENSLILIGVPTSWKSVFTGLLIIIGTGVSAYQGMLMGKKRGIGTKEVRS; from the coding sequence GTGAACAAAACCATACAGACCACGCTCAAGCGGATGTCAGGCCGCAACGAGCCTTATATTTTCCTTATCCTGATACTGCTCAGCATTCTGATTCAGGTTCGTTCCGGGCAGTTCTTTTCATCGAACAATCTGGTTGACATAGCTTCTGCCCTGATTGTGCCGGGACTCTTTGCGGTCGCCACTTTCATGGTGATTGTTTCCGGTGGCATTGACGTTTCGTTCCCGGCTCTCGCGTCTTTGTCAGTCTATGCCATCACCAAGATGTTCCTTGACATTGGCTACCAAGGGAACGTCTTACTGCCATTGGCCTGCGCCGTGTTCCTGGGGGCGCTTCTTGGTGCTTTCAACGGACTTTTCGTTGGCTATTTCGGTCTTCCGGCCATGATTGTGACCTTGGGATCATCAAGCGTTTTCCGGGGCATCATGCAAGGAGCCTTGAATTCCCGGCAGTTGACCATGATTCCCGAACCCATGCGCATCTTTGGTACAACGCCCCTGTTCATTGCACGCAATCCAGTATCAGGATTGACGTCACGCCTTCCGTTGCCATTCATGATTTTGGTCGTGGTTGCCGTCCTGGTGTTTCTCATGATGCGGTTCACCATGTTCGGGCGCGGGATCTATGCCATAGGAGGCAGCGAGGTCAGTGCCCATCGAGCTGGATTCCACGTGAAGCGAACCAAGTTCTTGCTTTATGTGTTTGCCGGAATCATTGCAAGCCTGGCCGGGTTTGCCCGCGTCACCATGATGCAACAGGCTCATCCCACCAACATGCTGGGGATGGAAATGAACATCATTGCTGGCGTCGTGCTTGGCGGGACGGCAATCACTGGTGGACGGGGAACCCTTCTCGGTTGTTTCCTGGGTACTCTGTTAATAGTCATCGTGGAGAATTCATTAATTCTCATTGGTGTTCCCACGTCTTGGAAAAGCGTCTTCACCGGCCTTCTAATCATTATAGGAACCGGAGTCAGCGCCTATCAAGGGATGCTCATGGGTAAGAAGCGGGGTATCGGGACAAAGGAGGTACGGTCATGA
- the rfbB gene encoding dTDP-glucose 4,6-dehydratase gives MKLLVTGGAGFIGGNFIHHYMGRHPQDMIVCLDKLTYAGNMETLASVWNNRNFRFVKGDIADQPFIMSLFQHENFDMVVNFAAESHVDRSILDPGIFLQTNVMGTGVLLDASRAWGVKRFHQVSTDEVYGDLPLDRPELLFTEETPLHASSPYSASKAAADLLVLAYHRTYGLPVTISRCSNNYGPYHFPEKLIPLVIVNALNDKELPVYGTGENVRDWLYVEDHCRAIDVVLHEGREGEVYNIGGRNERTNLEVVKEIVKVLGKPESLITFVADRKGHDKRYAIDPSKMERELGWKPETNFEQGIQRTIVWYLENRPWWENILTGEYQEYYARMYAAR, from the coding sequence ATGAAACTGTTGGTGACGGGCGGGGCGGGATTCATTGGGGGGAACTTCATCCACCATTATATGGGAAGGCATCCACAAGACATGATTGTGTGCCTGGACAAGCTGACTTATGCGGGAAACATGGAAACCCTTGCGTCGGTGTGGAACAACCGCAACTTCCGCTTCGTCAAGGGAGACATTGCCGACCAGCCTTTCATCATGTCCCTATTCCAGCATGAGAACTTTGACATGGTGGTCAACTTTGCGGCAGAGAGTCACGTAGACCGCTCTATCCTTGATCCGGGCATCTTCCTACAGACCAACGTGATGGGGACAGGAGTATTATTGGATGCTTCCCGCGCGTGGGGGGTGAAGCGGTTCCACCAGGTATCAACTGACGAGGTGTATGGCGACCTGCCTCTTGATCGGCCTGAGCTGCTTTTTACCGAGGAGACGCCGTTGCATGCTTCAAGTCCGTATTCAGCGTCCAAGGCGGCGGCGGACTTGCTGGTTCTTGCTTATCACCGTACATATGGGTTGCCGGTGACCATCAGCCGATGTTCAAACAACTATGGGCCGTACCATTTCCCGGAAAAGCTCATTCCTCTGGTCATTGTCAACGCATTGAACGACAAAGAACTACCCGTCTATGGAACGGGGGAAAATGTGCGTGACTGGTTGTACGTGGAGGATCACTGCCGGGCGATTGACGTGGTGCTGCATGAGGGACGGGAAGGCGAGGTGTACAACATTGGGGGGCGCAACGAGAGGACGAACCTTGAGGTGGTGAAGGAGATTGTGAAGGTGCTGGGCAAGCCGGAGAGCCTGATTACATTCGTCGCGGATCGGAAGGGACATGACAAGCGGTATGCGATTGATCCGTCCAAGATGGAGAGGGAACTGGGGTGGAAGCCAGAGACGAACTTTGAGCAAGGCATCCAGAGAACCATAGTGTGGTATCTGGAGAACCGTCCTTGGTGGGAGAATATACTCACTGGCGAGTATCAAGAGTATTATGCACGGATGTATGCGGCACGGTAG
- a CDS encoding fimbrillin family protein produces the protein MNKFSRPVFIVLTTILMLLITFISCDNKLNVSNTNAVRFSTEIGRKAMADSEWQTNDKVGIYMVAHDALTASATTGRANQAYTADTAFQTSGFSPVDASNPLKWDDLSTNPAPFFDFIAYYPYDENISDPTAIPIDINRSSSEQMTGTADFLWGRTDNVQNNTSTVHLKLDHMFSRLIVNISPSTTVDADAITGGVLSAMVEGTSTQGTFNLDTGALSVTSSVEGIIMKNLSHTLSQAEQDAGKRRFEAVLIPVVHSEVLLDALKLEFTLDSDTYTWAADSVADEDKHLIHFDKGKQHVYNMTLNTSDEEVAVAAIQIEIREWDESDGINAPAVKVGVKSVSAGQLHTMILKTDGTLWATGYNGFGQLCDGTTIDKTIPVQVMTDVKAVSAGTTHTMILKKDGTLWAIGENSNGQLGDGTTTDRTTPVPVKASIDPDDFMTGVAAVSAGNHHTMILKKDGTLWATGTNFSGELGDGTTTDRTTPVQVKASTAPNDFMTNVAAVSTGIDYTMILKKDGTLWATGFNLFGQLGVGDNNSIKTPVQVWNSINGSVLMTDVAAVSAGDAHSMILKKNGTLWATGDNYSGQLGLGAESTYRTSTPVQVMPNVAAVSVGNEHTMILKKDGTLWATGRNNYGQLGDGTTTEKTTPVQVKASTADNDFMTDVAAVSSGDYYTMILKKDGTLWATGFNSNGQLGLSDSGSGTNRNTPVQVIF, from the coding sequence ATGAACAAATTTAGCAGACCAGTCTTTATAGTTCTTACGACCATCCTGATGCTTCTTATCACCTTCATTTCATGCGACAACAAGCTGAATGTTTCAAATACCAATGCAGTGCGCTTCTCCACGGAAATAGGGCGCAAGGCCATGGCAGACTCCGAATGGCAAACCAATGATAAAGTCGGCATCTACATGGTAGCTCATGATGCCCTGACAGCTTCTGCCACCACGGGGCGTGCCAACCAAGCATACACAGCTGACACGGCCTTCCAGACTTCCGGCTTCTCCCCTGTTGACGCCTCCAACCCCTTGAAGTGGGACGACCTTAGTACGAATCCCGCACCATTCTTTGACTTCATCGCCTACTATCCCTATGATGAAAACATCTCTGACCCTACGGCCATACCCATAGACATCAACCGGAGTTCCTCGGAACAGATGACCGGGACGGCTGACTTCCTGTGGGGACGCACCGACAATGTACAGAACAATACCTCGACGGTGCATCTGAAGCTTGACCATATGTTCTCCCGCCTGATTGTCAACATCTCTCCCAGCACGACTGTCGATGCGGACGCCATCACGGGTGGCGTACTTTCTGCTATGGTCGAAGGCACAAGCACGCAAGGCACGTTCAACCTGGATACCGGAGCCTTGTCAGTCACAAGTTCCGTTGAGGGAATCATCATGAAGAACCTCTCCCACACCCTCAGTCAAGCGGAGCAGGATGCAGGCAAGCGCAGGTTTGAAGCGGTACTGATACCTGTGGTTCACTCAGAGGTTCTGCTGGATGCTTTGAAACTGGAATTTACCCTGGACTCTGATACATACACATGGGCAGCGGATTCCGTAGCTGACGAAGACAAGCACCTGATTCACTTCGACAAAGGCAAGCAGCATGTCTACAATATGACGCTCAATACGTCTGATGAAGAAGTCGCCGTTGCCGCCATCCAGATTGAGATTAGAGAGTGGGATGAAAGTGACGGCATAAACGCACCTGCTGTCAAGGTGGGAGTCAAGTCAGTCTCCGCCGGACAGCTCCATACGATGATTCTGAAGACGGACGGCACGCTCTGGGCGACTGGATACAACGGTTTTGGACAACTGTGTGACGGCACTACAATCGACAAAACCATTCCCGTGCAGGTCATGACTGATGTCAAGGCCGTCTCTGCCGGAACCACCCATACGATGATCCTGAAGAAGGACGGCACGCTCTGGGCGATTGGAGAAAACTCTAATGGTCAACTGGGTGACGGCACTACGACCGACAGAACGACTCCCGTGCCGGTCAAGGCCAGTATCGATCCCGACGACTTCATGACTGGTGTCGCGGCTGTCTCCGCCGGAAATCACCATACGATGATCTTGAAGAAGGACGGCACGCTCTGGGCGACTGGAACCAACTTCTCTGGTGAACTGGGTGACGGCACTACGACCGACAGAACGACTCCCGTGCAAGTCAAGGCCAGTACCGCTCCCAACGACTTCATGACTAATGTCGCGGCCGTCTCTACCGGAATAGATTACACGATGATTCTGAAGAAGGACGGCACGCTCTGGGCGACTGGATTCAACCTGTTTGGTCAACTGGGTGTCGGTGATAATAACTCCATAAAAACGCCCGTACAAGTCTGGAATTCTATCAATGGTTCCGTACTCATGACTGATGTCGCGGCCGTCTCCGCCGGAGATGCTCACTCGATGATTCTGAAGAAGAACGGCACGCTCTGGGCGACTGGAGACAACTATTCTGGTCAACTGGGTCTCGGCGCTGAGTCCACCTATAGAACAAGCACGCCCGTGCAGGTCATGCCTAATGTCGCGGCTGTCTCCGTCGGAAATGAGCACACGATGATTTTAAAAAAGGACGGCACGCTCTGGGCGACTGGACGGAACAACTATGGTCAACTGGGTGACGGCACTACGACCGAGAAAACTACTCCCGTACAGGTCAAGGCTAGTACCGCTGACAACGACTTCATGACTGATGTCGCGGCTGTCTCCTCCGGAGATTATTACACGATGATCCTGAAGAAGGACGGCACGCTCTGGGCGACTGGATTCAACAGCAATGGTCAACTGGGTCTAAGTGACAGCGGTTCGGGAACCAACAGGAACACGCCCGTGCAGGTAATTTTTTAG
- a CDS encoding autoinducer 2 ABC transporter substrate-binding protein, whose product MKKIFVLILLVVLAASLVCAGGQKDSKAGYEIVVVPKDASNPWFVRMKAGVDEYAKATGLNVYQKGTAQIDATLQAQLVQDLIAQGVDALCVVPVDLESIELVLAQARAAGIVVITHEGAALENVDYDIEAFSNAGYGAFIMDNLAEAMGGEGLYTTMVASLTNGSHNEWADAGVAHQKATYPRMRLLEAEKRVESNDNGDVAYNVAKELFKKYPDLKGIMGTSSYDAPGVARAIEELGLIGKVFTSGTGMPLDNAALLESKVVQSLTLWDPALAGKAMIALAVKVLDGETIKAPVDLGVEGYTALRFKPGSPKVLEGEGWVVINAENVRSYGF is encoded by the coding sequence ATGAAGAAAATTTTTGTTCTCATTCTTCTGGTCGTTTTGGCAGCTTCCCTGGTGTGTGCTGGTGGGCAGAAGGATTCCAAGGCGGGGTATGAAATTGTCGTTGTTCCCAAGGATGCCTCGAACCCTTGGTTCGTTCGGATGAAGGCGGGTGTCGATGAGTATGCAAAGGCTACTGGTCTTAATGTTTATCAGAAGGGAACCGCGCAGATTGACGCTACGCTCCAGGCTCAATTGGTGCAGGACCTCATAGCTCAAGGCGTTGATGCCTTGTGCGTCGTTCCGGTAGACCTTGAGTCAATCGAACTTGTCCTGGCGCAAGCACGCGCCGCGGGCATTGTGGTGATAACCCATGAAGGCGCCGCGTTGGAAAATGTTGACTATGACATTGAAGCTTTCTCCAATGCTGGCTACGGGGCATTCATCATGGATAACCTGGCCGAAGCCATGGGAGGGGAAGGGCTTTATACTACCATGGTCGCGTCCCTGACCAATGGCTCCCATAACGAATGGGCGGACGCTGGTGTGGCGCATCAGAAGGCTACGTATCCTCGCATGCGGCTCCTGGAAGCGGAGAAACGCGTTGAATCAAACGACAACGGAGATGTCGCGTACAATGTAGCCAAGGAACTTTTCAAGAAATATCCTGATCTCAAGGGTATCATGGGAACATCTTCCTACGATGCTCCGGGCGTTGCGCGTGCCATTGAGGAACTCGGTCTGATTGGCAAGGTTTTCACTTCCGGAACCGGTATGCCGCTTGACAACGCCGCGCTTCTTGAAAGCAAAGTCGTCCAGTCCCTGACTTTGTGGGATCCCGCTTTGGCAGGCAAGGCCATGATTGCCCTTGCGGTCAAGGTTCTGGACGGTGAGACAATCAAAGCTCCTGTTGACTTGGGCGTGGAAGGGTATACTGCCCTGCGCTTCAAGCCAGGCAGCCCAAAGGTTCTTGAAGGAGAAGGTTGGGTTGTCATCAACGCGGAGAATGTCCGGTCTTATGGTTTCTAG
- a CDS encoding DUF1538 domain-containing protein has translation MRDVLTEKFTESFLAVVPIGIIVTILHFTLTPLPGLTLPVMLAGMVLLFLGMVLFSIGVEISMLPIGQHVGATLISSRSMPLIIGVLFVFGFVATMAEPDLSVFADQVASIPKLSLLAGISVGIGAFLVIAVLRVIFHWRLGHVLTIGYATAFIIAFFSRDYLAVAVDASAITTGPVTVPFLLAIGSGFAAVSHEKGSEEDNFGISAICSVGAIISVVILSMFFGSSAETSYGVQSFNELGSVADVVGMFTRSMGHSFLEVLNILAPILVVFLLFHFIKLRLSKRELGRIFVGLGYLLVGMTLFLAGVNSGFLPAATMLGEELGRLPTSWILIPISLVIGACVVLAEPTVYVLVHRVRDITSGTIPKAVLLAAMALGVGIAMSLSIMRIIYDISIWWILLPGYTLSLGLTFFAPGMFVGIGFDAGEVVTGAMSAAFVIPLAIGVASVIPGRNIVEDAFGIAGVLTMIPPTILQSVGLIYSHKLKRRKESLAERAEKEGRKV, from the coding sequence ATGCGCGATGTATTGACTGAAAAATTTACCGAATCCTTCCTTGCTGTCGTCCCCATAGGCATCATCGTGACAATCCTCCATTTCACCCTGACGCCCCTGCCTGGTTTGACCCTTCCTGTCATGCTTGCAGGTATGGTTCTTCTATTCTTGGGCATGGTTCTTTTTTCCATAGGCGTGGAGATATCCATGCTCCCCATAGGCCAACATGTAGGAGCCACGCTCATTTCGTCACGTAGCATGCCCTTGATCATCGGCGTCCTTTTCGTCTTTGGGTTTGTCGCAACAATGGCCGAACCCGATCTTTCCGTATTTGCGGATCAAGTCGCTTCCATTCCCAAGCTATCGTTGCTGGCTGGCATCAGCGTAGGAATAGGGGCGTTCCTTGTCATTGCCGTGTTGAGGGTAATCTTCCACTGGCGTCTTGGCCACGTCCTCACCATAGGGTATGCGACGGCATTCATCATAGCATTCTTCTCCCGTGACTATCTGGCGGTGGCAGTGGACGCATCGGCAATCACAACTGGTCCTGTGACAGTACCATTCCTTCTTGCCATAGGCAGCGGCTTCGCAGCCGTGTCCCATGAAAAAGGTTCGGAGGAGGACAACTTCGGCATCAGTGCCATCTGTTCGGTGGGAGCCATCATCTCCGTAGTCATACTGAGCATGTTCTTCGGTTCATCGGCAGAGACTTCCTACGGTGTCCAAAGTTTCAACGAGTTGGGCAGTGTGGCTGATGTCGTGGGGATGTTCACCCGGAGCATGGGGCATTCTTTTTTGGAAGTCCTCAACATCCTTGCTCCCATACTTGTCGTGTTCCTGCTTTTCCATTTCATCAAGCTGAGGCTTTCAAAGCGAGAACTGGGCAGGATATTCGTTGGTCTTGGATACCTGCTCGTAGGCATGACGCTTTTCCTTGCTGGAGTAAACAGTGGTTTCCTTCCGGCGGCCACCATGCTGGGGGAGGAGTTGGGGCGTCTCCCTACTTCATGGATCTTAATTCCCATTTCACTGGTCATAGGGGCTTGCGTGGTACTGGCTGAACCAACCGTCTATGTGCTGGTGCATAGGGTGAGGGACATTACCAGCGGTACCATCCCCAAAGCTGTGCTTCTTGCTGCCATGGCTCTGGGGGTCGGTATAGCGATGTCCCTGTCCATCATGCGTATCATCTATGATATTTCCATCTGGTGGATTCTGCTTCCTGGCTATACGCTGAGTTTGGGACTTACGTTCTTTGCTCCCGGCATGTTTGTCGGAATCGGGTTTGACGCGGGAGAGGTGGTCACGGGCGCCATGAGCGCGGCTTTCGTCATTCCTCTTGCCATTGGCGTGGCGTCGGTCATCCCCGGACGGAACATAGTGGAGGATGCCTTTGGCATCGCCGGAGTCCTGACCATGATACCGCCGACCATCCTCCAGAGCGTCGGCCTCATCTACAGCCACAAGCTCAAGCGGCGCAAGGAGAGTTTGGCTGAACGGGCAGAGAAGGAAGGCCGGAAGGTTTGA
- a CDS encoding ABC transporter permease, with translation MMQGTGIVSWMGRLHAKDRHISRLVIFTVLWMLFMAITRFNRFYTVLNFQTMASQFPEFGIMSLGVMLCMISGGIDLSAVSIANFSSILMARVLLSLTTETGLLPIYAIPLVLVLAALVGAAWGIFNGILVSKFKIPPILATMGTGELVRGLCVAMTNGNAVSRFSRIYAQTITGRLFGLVPVQLVFFMVMVVLVWVLLSKTVFGTKLYMLGTSTTAAEYSGLKVDTLLIKTYMLSGLCAAIGGMIMLANYNSARADYGTVYTLQCILIVVLGGVSPNGGKGRIGGVVLAIILLRMLETGINRFPNISSYYILLIWGGVLISVMVLNHFTESSTTRMFKKALKVGRHKDSR, from the coding sequence ATGATGCAAGGAACAGGCATTGTTTCCTGGATGGGTAGGCTCCATGCCAAAGATCGCCATATCTCCAGGCTTGTCATCTTCACCGTGCTGTGGATGCTTTTCATGGCAATCACACGTTTCAACCGTTTCTATACTGTGTTGAACTTCCAGACAATGGCTTCCCAGTTCCCGGAGTTCGGAATCATGTCCCTGGGAGTCATGCTTTGCATGATTTCAGGGGGCATCGACCTATCAGCGGTGAGCATAGCTAATTTCTCATCAATCCTCATGGCAAGGGTGTTGTTGTCCCTGACGACGGAAACAGGGCTTCTTCCCATCTATGCCATTCCCCTGGTGCTTGTCCTTGCCGCGTTGGTCGGCGCGGCGTGGGGTATTTTCAACGGTATCCTGGTGTCGAAGTTCAAGATACCGCCCATTCTCGCAACAATGGGAACAGGAGAACTGGTACGTGGTCTGTGTGTGGCTATGACCAATGGGAACGCCGTGAGTCGTTTTTCCCGTATCTATGCGCAAACCATCACTGGCCGGTTGTTTGGTCTTGTCCCGGTTCAGCTTGTTTTCTTTATGGTGATGGTCGTACTGGTGTGGGTACTTCTTTCCAAGACAGTGTTCGGAACCAAGCTGTACATGTTAGGAACCAGCACGACCGCGGCAGAATACAGCGGTCTGAAGGTGGATACCCTTCTGATTAAGACGTACATGCTGTCGGGACTCTGTGCAGCCATTGGTGGTATGATCATGCTGGCAAATTACAATTCCGCCCGTGCGGACTATGGTACGGTCTATACTTTGCAGTGCATTCTTATCGTCGTCCTGGGGGGTGTCAGCCCTAATGGCGGCAAAGGCAGGATAGGAGGGGTCGTATTGGCCATCATCCTTCTGAGGATGCTGGAGACAGGAATCAACAGGTTCCCGAACATCAGCAGCTATTACATCCTGTTGATTTGGGGTGGGGTTCTGATTTCTGTCATGGTGTTGAATCATTTCACTGAGAGTTCTACGACACGTATGTTCAAGAAGGCGCTCAAAGTGGGACGGCACAAAGATTCTCGTTGA